The following proteins are encoded in a genomic region of Brachypodium distachyon strain Bd21 chromosome 1, Brachypodium_distachyon_v3.0, whole genome shotgun sequence:
- the LOC100820879 gene encoding mitochondrial metalloendopeptidase OMA1: MVSLIGIGGAMIANYGYLETVPYTNRSHFVFRSPLEEREHAESRIAYLKEKYAPAILDQHHPHTVRVNRIASKLIHAVHRDLVTKRHDTVTLHSDNVGSAMEVFSRTMWKERRKQPQTRHLDGLNWEVIVIKDNHIDMWSLPAGKIIVPTGLLKFYKTDAELASVIAHEIGHIVARHWAEKIIYDKWLPRPLKLPFCRRAETEADLIGMMLLGSAGFDPRIAPLAIEKLGDSNRGFLCTHPSNKKRSQLLSETEIMEEALKLYREVNPHQNTERSLQVKF; this comes from the exons ATGGTTTCTCTAATCGGCATTGGCGGTGCGATGATTGCTAATTACGGATACCTCGAGACCGTGCCCTATACCAACCGCTCCCACTTTGTTTTTCGCTCTCCCCTGGAGGAGCGTGAGCATGCCGAGTCCCGCATCGCCTATTTGAAGGAGAAGTACGCTCCCGCCATCCTCGACCAGCACCACCCTCACACTGTCCGCGTTAATCGCATTGCCTCTAAGCTCATCCATGCCGTCCACCGTGACCTCGTCACCAAGCGCCATGACACTGTCACGCTCCATAGTGACAATGTGGGGTCAGCTATGGAGGTCTTCAGCAGGACGATGTGGAAGGAACGAAGGAAGCAGCCACAAACAAGGCATCTCGATGGGCTCAACTGGGAGGTGATTGTCATAAAAGATAACCACATCGATATGTGGTCCTTGCCCGCTGGCAAGATTATAGTACCCACTGGATTGCTCAAGTTTTATAAGACGGACGCTGAGCTTGCCTCTGTGATTGCTCATGAG aTTGGGCACATCGTTGCAAGGCACTGGGCAGAGAAGATCATTTACGATAAGTGGCTTCCTAGACCCCTGAAGTTGCCCTTCTGCCGAAG GGCGGAGACGGAGGCAGATCTCATTGGAATGATGCTACTTGGTTCAGCTGGTTTTGATCCTCGCATAGCGCCACTGGCCATTGAGAAGCTAGGAGATAGTAATAGAGGATTCCTCTGTACTCATCCTTCGAATAAGAAAAGATCACAGCTTTTATCCGAAACTGAGATCATGGAGGAGGCTCTGAAGTTATATAGAGAAGTTAATCCCCATCAAAACACTGAACGTTCCCTCCAGGTTAAGTTTTGA
- the LOC100838969 gene encoding protein NRT1/ PTR FAMILY 8.3 isoform X2 — translation MDESGLRASLLVEDDATCHGGESHSLLEVYQQPRLMGRQDDWRSPAIILGFECLESMAFNGVATNLVVYIRSVLHGGIASSASTVSLWYGTTFFVPVIGAVIADAYWGNFKTVLISLVLYLLGMVLVTVGAFIPSAPVLCNLSSCPSSKGAQNLIFFSGLYLAAFGCGGVRSALLPLGADQFNNENSLDRQKRRNFFSLFYICVIFGVITSGTIVVWVQENVSWALGYGIATTCIALALACFMIGTPIFRQREPSGSPVKSIFQVIVTASKNMRLEIPADSSLLYETRSKNTHKVELKLAHTDDFRFLDKAAIISDLSIDNGNCGSSWRICTITQVEELKILIRLLPIWATGVFFGAAISQMHTTFIQQGRTCFTSGAELTQLQRIGIGRFLMIFAMAMAAILETKRLENVQYGKPLSIVWQLPQYIVIAGAECFAIITQLEFFHGEAPDSMKSMLTAFALLTTALGNYLSSAIITLVAGVTRAWRSPGWIPDDLNEGHLDYFYWCLAAISVANFVVYIYFASKYKLKKVVLEG, via the exons ATGGACGAGAGCGGCCTGCGCGCGAGTCTCCTCGTCGAG GATGATGCAACATGTCATGGAGGAGAATCACATTCTCTACTGGAAGTCTATCAACAGCCAAGGCTTATGGGTAGACAAGATGACTGGAGATCGCCTGCAATCATTCTGG GATTTGAATGCCTGGAGAGCATGGCTTTCAACGGCGTCGCCACAAACCTAGTTGTTTATATCCGCTCAGTTCTACATGGTGGCATTGCCTCAAGTGCTTCAACAGTTTCTCTTTGGTACGGGACTACCTTCTTTGTGCCTGTAATCGGAGCTGTCATAGCAGACGCTTACTGGGGCAATTTCAAGACTGTGTTGATCTCACTCGTATTGTACCTACTT GGAATGGTACTCGTTACAGTTGGAGCGTTTATACCGTCTGCTCCAGTCTTGTGCAACTTGAGCTCATGCCCGTCATCAAAGGGAGCTCAAAATCTCATTTTCTTCTCAGGTTTGTATCTAGCTGCTTTTGGTTGTGGAGGAGTAAGGTCCGCATTGCTTCCACTCGGTGCAGACCAATTTAACAACGAGAACAGCCTAGATAGGCAAAAAAGGAGGAATTTCTTCAGCTTGTTCTATATCTGTGTCATCTTTGGCGTGATTACCTCTGGCACCATTGTAGTTTGGGTTCAGGAAAATGTGAGCTGGGCTTTAGGATATGGTATTGCCACCACATGCATTGCTCTAGCTTTGGCATGTTTCATGATCGGAACACCAATATTCCGGCAGCGTGAGCCCAGTGGTTCCCCAGTCAAGAGTATTTTCCAGGTTATCGTTACTGCTTCTAAGAACATGAGGTTGGAAATCCCTGCTGATAGCTCTCTCCTTTATGAGACTAGGAGCAAGAACACACACAAGGTTGAGCTAAAACTAGCTCATACCGATGATTTCAG GTTCTTGGACAAGGCAGCAATTATTTCTGATCTGAGCATTGACAATGGCAATTGTGGAAGTTCATGGAGAATCTGTACTATAACCCAAGTTGAGGAATTGAAAATACTGATCCGCTTGCTTCCCATTTGGGCAACTGGAGTATTCTTTGGTGCTGCAATCTCACAAATGCACACTACCTTCATTCAGCAGG GCAGGACATGCTTCACAAGTGGAGCGGAACTAACACAGTTGCAGAGGATCGGGATCGGTCGTTTCCTGATGATCTTTGCCATGGCAATGGCTGCTATTCTAGAAACTAAGAGGCTAGAGAACGTCCAGTATGGCAAGCCATTAAGCATCGTATGGCAGCTCCCACAGTACATCGTCATTGCTGGAGCGGAGTGCTTCGCCATCATCACTCAGCTGGAGTTCTTCCATGGAGAGGCGCCAGACTCCATGAAGAGCATGTTGACGGCGTTTGCATTGCTCACCACTGCTCTGGGGAACTATTTGAGCTCAGCTATCATTACCCTTGTTGCAGGGGTGACTAGGGCATGGCGTAGCCCTGGATGGATACCTGATGATCTGAACGAAGGGCACCTTGACTACTTCTACTGGTGTCTTGCGGCCATTTCAGTTGCAAACTTTGTTGTCTATATCTATTTTGCTAGTAAATACAAATTAAAGAAAGTTGTTTTAGAGGGCTAA
- the LOC100846685 gene encoding protein SPIRAL1-like 1, with protein sequence MSRGGSAGGGQSSLGYLFGDGEPAKPAAASAPKSPPAEKPAPAAADVAKQIPAGIPGSRANNYHRSEGQNTGNFLTDRPSTKVHAAPGGGSSLGYLFGGK encoded by the exons ATGAGTCGTGGCGGGAGTGCTGGCGGTGGTCAAAGTTCTCTGGGTTACCTATTTGGAGATGGTGAGCCCGCAAaacctgcagcagcatcagctCCAAAGTCCCCTCCAGCTGAAAAACCAGCTCCAGCAGCTGCTGATGTAGCCAAGCAGATTCCAGCTGGCATTCCAGGTAGCCGGGCTAACAACTATCACCGGTCAGAGGGACAGAACACTGGAAACTTCCTTACG GATCGTCCTTCAACCAAGGTTCATGCTGCTCCAGGCGGTGGCTCGTCCCTGGGCTACTTGTTTGGTGGAAAGTGA
- the LOC100838969 gene encoding protein NRT1/ PTR FAMILY 8.3 isoform X1, producing MDESGLRASLLVEDDATCHGGESHSLLEVYQQPRLMGRQDDWRSPAIILGFECLESMAFNGVATNLVVYIRSVLHGGIASSASTVSLWYGTTFFVPVIGAVIADAYWGNFKTVLISLVLYLLGMVLVTVGAFIPSAPVLCNLSSCPSSKGAQNLIFFSGLYLAAFGCGGVRSALLPLGADQFNNENSLDRQKRRNFFSLFYICVIFGVITSGTIVVWVQENVSWALGYGIATTCIALALACFMIGTPIFRQREPSGSPVKSIFQVIVTASKNMRLEIPADSSLLYETRSKNTHKVELKLAHTDDFRFLDKAAIISDLSIDNGNCGSSWRICTITQVEELKILIRLLPIWATGVFFGAAISQMHTTFIQQGTVMNTKIGSLSVPPASLYSFEVICVTLWVLLINKVIVPAGRTCFTSGAELTQLQRIGIGRFLMIFAMAMAAILETKRLENVQYGKPLSIVWQLPQYIVIAGAECFAIITQLEFFHGEAPDSMKSMLTAFALLTTALGNYLSSAIITLVAGVTRAWRSPGWIPDDLNEGHLDYFYWCLAAISVANFVVYIYFASKYKLKKVVLEG from the exons ATGGACGAGAGCGGCCTGCGCGCGAGTCTCCTCGTCGAG GATGATGCAACATGTCATGGAGGAGAATCACATTCTCTACTGGAAGTCTATCAACAGCCAAGGCTTATGGGTAGACAAGATGACTGGAGATCGCCTGCAATCATTCTGG GATTTGAATGCCTGGAGAGCATGGCTTTCAACGGCGTCGCCACAAACCTAGTTGTTTATATCCGCTCAGTTCTACATGGTGGCATTGCCTCAAGTGCTTCAACAGTTTCTCTTTGGTACGGGACTACCTTCTTTGTGCCTGTAATCGGAGCTGTCATAGCAGACGCTTACTGGGGCAATTTCAAGACTGTGTTGATCTCACTCGTATTGTACCTACTT GGAATGGTACTCGTTACAGTTGGAGCGTTTATACCGTCTGCTCCAGTCTTGTGCAACTTGAGCTCATGCCCGTCATCAAAGGGAGCTCAAAATCTCATTTTCTTCTCAGGTTTGTATCTAGCTGCTTTTGGTTGTGGAGGAGTAAGGTCCGCATTGCTTCCACTCGGTGCAGACCAATTTAACAACGAGAACAGCCTAGATAGGCAAAAAAGGAGGAATTTCTTCAGCTTGTTCTATATCTGTGTCATCTTTGGCGTGATTACCTCTGGCACCATTGTAGTTTGGGTTCAGGAAAATGTGAGCTGGGCTTTAGGATATGGTATTGCCACCACATGCATTGCTCTAGCTTTGGCATGTTTCATGATCGGAACACCAATATTCCGGCAGCGTGAGCCCAGTGGTTCCCCAGTCAAGAGTATTTTCCAGGTTATCGTTACTGCTTCTAAGAACATGAGGTTGGAAATCCCTGCTGATAGCTCTCTCCTTTATGAGACTAGGAGCAAGAACACACACAAGGTTGAGCTAAAACTAGCTCATACCGATGATTTCAG GTTCTTGGACAAGGCAGCAATTATTTCTGATCTGAGCATTGACAATGGCAATTGTGGAAGTTCATGGAGAATCTGTACTATAACCCAAGTTGAGGAATTGAAAATACTGATCCGCTTGCTTCCCATTTGGGCAACTGGAGTATTCTTTGGTGCTGCAATCTCACAAATGCACACTACCTTCATTCAGCAGGGTACTGTGATGAACACCAAGATTGGCTCGCTTTCTGTTCCACCAGCTTCCTTGTATTCCTTTGAAGTGATATGTGTGACGCTTTGGGTACTTCTTATCAACAAAGTTATTGTTCCGGCAGGCAGGACATGCTTCACAAGTGGAGCGGAACTAACACAGTTGCAGAGGATCGGGATCGGTCGTTTCCTGATGATCTTTGCCATGGCAATGGCTGCTATTCTAGAAACTAAGAGGCTAGAGAACGTCCAGTATGGCAAGCCATTAAGCATCGTATGGCAGCTCCCACAGTACATCGTCATTGCTGGAGCGGAGTGCTTCGCCATCATCACTCAGCTGGAGTTCTTCCATGGAGAGGCGCCAGACTCCATGAAGAGCATGTTGACGGCGTTTGCATTGCTCACCACTGCTCTGGGGAACTATTTGAGCTCAGCTATCATTACCCTTGTTGCAGGGGTGACTAGGGCATGGCGTAGCCCTGGATGGATACCTGATGATCTGAACGAAGGGCACCTTGACTACTTCTACTGGTGTCTTGCGGCCATTTCAGTTGCAAACTTTGTTGTCTATATCTATTTTGCTAGTAAATACAAATTAAAGAAAGTTGTTTTAGAGGGCTAA